A single Ignavibacteriales bacterium DNA region contains:
- the rfbG gene encoding CDP-glucose 4,6-dehydratase, which yields MKNSFSGVYNGKKVLITGDTGFKGSWLALWLKELGAEVIGYALPPQRPEDNFVVTGLEKYISHQDGDVRDFESLLTCFEAVEPDIAFHLAAQPLVLDSYNDPKYTFETNLMGTVNFLEAVRSTKSVKTAINVTSDKCYHNSEWIWGYRENDPMGGKDPYSASKGCSELITASYISSFFSGDVACNVASARAGNVIGGGDWADNRIVPDFFRAINSGQQLLLRYPKATRPWQHVLEPLSGYLLLGSKLFVEGKKYSGGWNFGPVSAANKSVEDIVQKMIELTGKGTYQAEEGQKLHEASLLQLDISKARTYLQWSPVLDFAQTVKFTVEGYTPTGSSYECRKSQIQRYCELGRNQNISYL from the coding sequence ATAAAGAATTCCTTTTCAGGTGTATATAACGGAAAAAAGGTACTTATAACCGGAGATACGGGCTTTAAGGGCAGCTGGCTTGCTTTATGGCTGAAAGAGCTTGGTGCAGAAGTAATCGGGTATGCGTTGCCTCCTCAGCGTCCTGAAGATAATTTTGTTGTAACCGGGCTTGAAAAGTATATTAGTCATCAGGATGGTGATGTTCGGGATTTCGAATCTCTTCTCACATGCTTTGAAGCTGTTGAGCCGGATATTGCTTTTCACTTAGCTGCTCAGCCGCTTGTTTTGGATTCATATAACGATCCAAAGTATACTTTTGAGACCAACCTGATGGGAACGGTCAATTTTTTGGAGGCAGTTCGGTCAACAAAGTCTGTAAAAACTGCAATTAATGTGACTAGTGATAAATGTTATCATAATAGTGAGTGGATTTGGGGTTACAGGGAAAATGACCCGATGGGCGGAAAAGACCCTTACAGTGCATCCAAGGGATGTTCAGAATTAATAACTGCTTCATATATATCATCATTCTTTTCAGGGGATGTAGCTTGCAATGTTGCATCTGCCCGTGCAGGTAATGTAATTGGCGGCGGTGACTGGGCTGATAACAGAATAGTTCCTGATTTTTTCAGGGCAATAAACTCAGGTCAGCAATTATTGCTCCGCTATCCAAAAGCTACACGTCCCTGGCAGCATGTACTTGAACCGCTAAGCGGATATTTGCTTCTTGGCTCAAAACTATTCGTTGAAGGTAAGAAATATTCAGGCGGTTGGAATTTTGGGCCTGTAAGTGCAGCAAACAAATCTGTTGAAGATATAGTACAAAAAATGATTGAGTTGACAGGTAAAGGGACATATCAGGCAGAAGAAGGGCAAAAACTTCATGAAGCTTCGTTGCTGCAGCTTGATATTTCCAAAGCGCGGACATATTTACAATGGAGCCCTGTCCTTGATTTTGCTCAGACAGTAAAATTCACAGTTGAAGGATATACTCCGACCGGTTCTTCTTATGAGTGCAGGAAGAGCCAGATTCAGCGATATTGTGAACTTGGCAGAAATCAAAATATATCGTATTTATAA
- a CDS encoding MBOAT family protein, translated as MLFNSFEFLVFFPLVVLVYFLLGHRFRWIFLLAASYYFYMNWQPIYAVLIFFSTLITWGCGVLLENAKSLNQKRIFLTVSLIINFGILFLYKYFDFINSSIFGLLENFGIRWSVPNLDLLLPVGISFYTFQAVGYTIDVYRGDLKAERHLGIYALFVSFFPQLVAGPIERAKNLLSQFYVVHKPNADRFASGIRQMIWGYFMKVVIADRLALFVNATYNNIDSHNGTSLLIATIFFAFQIYCDFAGYTNIAIGAARMMGFDLMTNFRRPYFSTSIGEFWHRWHISLSTWFRDYLYIPLGGNRVSVKRNYFNVLTTFIVSGIWHGANWTFVVWGSLHGIYNALQRALSIGSPKNNRGKFTTFFLIISNFFLVLLAWIFFRANNVGDAVNVIVKIFTEPGMPFKESITTYLYGVFGLVILIVKEIREEYYADRIKLFESERPVLSAFFSAVLVVIILSFGVFDGSQFIYFQF; from the coding sequence TTAGGCCATAGATTCAGGTGGATATTTCTGCTAGCTGCCAGTTACTATTTTTATATGAACTGGCAGCCAATTTATGCGGTTCTGATTTTCTTCTCAACATTAATTACCTGGGGTTGCGGTGTTTTATTAGAGAATGCCAAATCACTGAATCAAAAACGAATTTTTTTAACAGTAAGTCTTATAATAAACTTTGGAATATTGTTCCTCTATAAGTATTTCGACTTTATTAACTCAAGTATTTTTGGTTTACTCGAGAATTTTGGAATTCGTTGGAGTGTACCTAATTTGGACTTATTGTTGCCTGTGGGGATATCATTTTATACATTCCAGGCAGTTGGTTATACCATTGATGTTTACAGGGGTGATCTTAAAGCCGAACGGCATTTAGGAATTTATGCGCTATTTGTTTCTTTTTTTCCACAGCTGGTTGCCGGACCTATTGAGCGGGCAAAAAATCTTCTTTCTCAGTTCTATGTTGTTCATAAACCTAATGCTGATCGGTTTGCATCAGGGATTAGACAAATGATTTGGGGTTATTTCATGAAAGTGGTCATTGCAGACCGTCTAGCTCTTTTTGTAAATGCAACCTATAATAACATAGATTCCCATAACGGAACTTCTCTTCTGATCGCTACCATATTCTTCGCATTTCAGATTTATTGTGATTTTGCTGGCTATACCAATATTGCAATAGGTGCAGCAAGAATGATGGGCTTTGATTTGATGACAAACTTCAGGCGACCATATTTTTCGACCTCAATAGGAGAATTCTGGCACAGGTGGCACATCTCCTTATCAACCTGGTTCAGAGATTATCTGTATATCCCACTTGGAGGGAACAGAGTTTCGGTTAAACGGAATTATTTTAATGTTCTAACAACATTCATCGTAAGCGGTATTTGGCATGGTGCGAACTGGACTTTTGTTGTTTGGGGTAGTCTTCATGGTATTTATAATGCTCTGCAGAGGGCACTGAGTATAGGCAGTCCTAAAAATAACCGGGGTAAATTTACCACATTCTTTCTCATAATCTCGAACTTTTTTTTGGTGCTTCTGGCATGGATATTCTTTCGGGCGAATAATGTGGGAGACGCTGTGAATGTGATTGTTAAAATATTCACTGAGCCGGGAATGCCATTTAAGGAAAGTATTACAACGTATCTATATGGTGTTTTTGGACTGGTGATTCTTATCGTAAAAGAAATCAGGGAAGAATACTATGCAGATCGCATTAAGTTGTTTGAAAGTGAAAGACCGGTATTGTCAGCCTTTTTCTCAGCAGTTTTGGTTGTGATCATTTTGTCCTTTGGAGTTTTTGATGGCAGTCAATTCATTTATTTCCAGTTCTGA
- the rfbF gene encoding glucose-1-phosphate cytidylyltransferase, with product MKKVVILAGGYGTRLSEETSIKPKPMVEIGGRPILWHIMKIYSSFGFNEFIICLGYKGYVIKEYFANYFLHQSDVTFDLSNNSMEIHNNSAEPWKVTLVDTGEGTMTGGRLLRVKDYIHEEEFLLTYGDGLADIDITNLIKFHGSHNQLATVTAAQPTGRFGALHIEDNQMVSSFHEKPSGDGSWVNAGFFILRQGVFDYLSGDSTVFEKEPLQNLAKNGELRAFHHNGFWMPMDKLSDKIDLEKLWNSGKAPWKLWK from the coding sequence ATGAAGAAAGTCGTGATTTTAGCAGGCGGTTACGGTACTCGCCTTAGTGAAGAGACATCTATAAAACCCAAACCAATGGTTGAAATTGGCGGTAGGCCAATTCTTTGGCATATTATGAAGATATATTCCTCATTTGGATTTAACGAATTTATTATCTGTCTTGGTTATAAGGGCTATGTTATTAAAGAATACTTTGCGAATTATTTTCTGCATCAGTCAGATGTGACCTTTGATCTTTCAAATAATTCAATGGAGATCCATAACAATTCTGCAGAGCCATGGAAAGTGACCCTTGTTGATACCGGAGAAGGAACTATGACCGGAGGCAGACTGCTGCGGGTAAAAGACTATATCCATGAAGAAGAATTTTTGCTGACTTACGGCGATGGTCTTGCTGACATTGATATCACTAATCTGATAAAATTCCATGGTTCTCATAATCAACTGGCCACCGTTACGGCTGCTCAACCCACCGGCAGATTTGGGGCATTGCATATTGAAGATAATCAGATGGTATCGTCGTTTCATGAAAAGCCTTCGGGGGATGGTTCTTGGGTAAATGCCGGGTTCTTCATCTTGAGACAAGGTGTGTTTGATTATTTGTCGGGGGATTCCACTGTATTTGAGAAAGAGCCATTACAAAATCTTGCAAAAAATGGTGAACTAAGGGCGTTTCACCACAATGGATTTTGGATGCCGATGGATAAATTATCTGACAAAATTGATCTTGAAAAACTTTGGAACTCCGGAAAGGCCCCTTGGAAACTTTGGAAATAA